A DNA window from Halostella litorea contains the following coding sequences:
- a CDS encoding type B DNA-directed DNA polymerase produces MTFKVEFRNGTCVEWDRTADGVSRTENERYTPSLYIDGPETPLADLRTALERDPKVTATAIERWYTSLQDTAKTDVLRVDVDHVADVRSVATEVRGVHERDSYAPGTFRLYNVDLSPQFRYCVETGTDPTPDHALSTLSLRIGDQALATKDVSSLTVDGDEITGSPAAVLQAVYNRVRTTDPDVLIVSHGDLVPVLYEQADEVGLSEFQLGRETGWDKLAGESTYVSYGQVGHSPARYDVPGRVLLNTSNSFLWAETSLNGLVDLVSRSWKPLQELGWASIGTVLTAIQIREALERDVLIPWDKWEPEEFKDVRTLHAADRGGFTFAPQVGLHENVYEVDFSSLYPRIICEWNISPDTIRCDCHSDRTDIPELGYNVCDDDGFLPAVLQPLLDDRAAIKQQLRETDDPEREAELNSRSAAIKWILVSCFGYQGYRNAKFGRIECHEAINAVARDILLRSKERLEANGWEIVHGIVDSLWVTPMDNTETTPLSSVTDAISDDIGITLERESRYDWVCFVPKRTSNAGALTKYFGKVADTDEYKLRGIEARQRSTPPYIEAVQRDLIRIVETERNPEAVCDRLQRSLTELRAGDVPPEELVITKRASKAPEAYTQRTQTVAALERARMKGLDPQPGESLQYVVVNDDTRSRDRVRLQFEDISEYDTGFYRGQLVRAAESIVSPFGWDAERIETYLNDIDDVSLAAF; encoded by the coding sequence ATGACGTTCAAAGTCGAGTTTCGGAACGGGACGTGTGTCGAGTGGGATCGGACTGCTGACGGTGTCAGCCGCACTGAGAACGAACGATACACGCCATCACTGTACATCGACGGTCCGGAGACGCCGCTAGCGGACCTTCGGACTGCATTGGAGCGTGATCCGAAGGTCACGGCCACCGCTATCGAACGCTGGTACACGAGCCTGCAAGACACCGCAAAAACGGACGTCCTTCGCGTCGATGTCGACCACGTCGCTGACGTCCGATCCGTGGCTACCGAGGTGCGAGGGGTTCACGAACGGGATAGCTACGCTCCGGGGACGTTCCGGCTCTACAACGTCGACCTGTCGCCACAGTTCCGATACTGCGTAGAGACTGGCACGGACCCGACGCCGGACCATGCGCTGTCGACCTTGTCGCTGCGGATCGGCGACCAGGCACTCGCCACAAAGGACGTGTCGTCGCTGACGGTCGACGGTGACGAGATCACAGGCTCACCGGCGGCCGTGCTTCAAGCAGTCTACAACCGTGTCCGGACGACCGACCCCGATGTCCTCATCGTCTCTCACGGGGACCTCGTGCCGGTTCTCTATGAGCAGGCCGACGAAGTCGGACTCTCGGAGTTTCAACTGGGCCGTGAGACCGGGTGGGACAAACTCGCTGGCGAGAGTACCTACGTGAGCTACGGCCAGGTGGGTCACTCGCCCGCTCGCTACGACGTGCCCGGCCGTGTCCTGCTCAATACCTCGAACAGTTTCCTCTGGGCGGAAACCAGCCTCAACGGTCTCGTCGACCTCGTCAGCCGGTCGTGGAAACCCCTGCAGGAGCTGGGGTGGGCGAGCATCGGAACAGTGCTGACGGCGATCCAGATCCGGGAAGCGCTCGAACGGGACGTCCTGATCCCGTGGGACAAGTGGGAACCGGAGGAGTTCAAAGATGTCCGGACGCTCCACGCGGCCGACCGCGGTGGATTCACGTTCGCTCCGCAGGTGGGGCTGCACGAGAACGTGTACGAAGTGGACTTCTCGTCGCTGTATCCCCGGATCATCTGCGAGTGGAACATCAGCCCCGATACGATCCGCTGCGACTGTCACAGTGACCGTACCGATATCCCGGAACTCGGCTATAACGTCTGTGACGACGACGGCTTCCTCCCGGCGGTGTTGCAACCGCTGTTGGACGACAGAGCTGCGATCAAACAGCAACTCCGCGAAACGGACGACCCGGAACGGGAAGCGGAACTCAACTCCCGTTCGGCGGCGATCAAGTGGATCCTCGTCTCCTGTTTCGGCTATCAGGGCTACCGCAATGCGAAGTTCGGCCGGATCGAATGCCACGAAGCCATCAACGCCGTCGCTCGCGATATCCTGCTTCGATCGAAAGAACGGCTGGAAGCCAACGGCTGGGAGATCGTCCACGGTATCGTCGACAGCCTCTGGGTGACGCCGATGGACAACACGGAGACGACACCGCTCTCGTCGGTCACCGATGCGATCTCCGACGATATCGGGATCACTCTCGAACGTGAGAGCAGGTACGACTGGGTGTGTTTCGTCCCGAAGCGGACGTCGAATGCCGGCGCTCTCACGAAGTATTTCGGGAAAGTAGCCGACACAGACGAGTACAAACTCCGGGGGATCGAAGCCAGACAGCGAAGTACCCCACCGTACATCGAAGCAGTCCAACGTGACCTGATTCGGATCGTCGAGACCGAGCGAAATCCAGAAGCGGTCTGCGATCGATTGCAGCGGTCGCTAACTGAACTTCGAGCCGGAGATGTTCCACCCGAGGAACTCGTCATCACGAAGCGGGCGTCCAAAGCACCCGAAGCGTACACGCAGCGGACCCAGACGGTTGCCGCGCTCGAACGTGCTCGGATGAAGGGACTCGATCCACAGCCCGGTGAGTCCCTCCAGTACGTGGTCGTAAACGACGACACTCGATCGCGGGACCGCGTCAGATTACAGTTCGAGGATATTTCGGAGTACGATACGGGATTCTACAGGGGCCAACTCGTCCGTGCGGCGGAAAGTATTGTCTCCCCGTTTGGGTGGGATGCGGAGCGGATCGAAACGTACCTGAACGATATCGACGACGTGAGCCTCGCCGCGTTTTAG